The following are encoded in a window of Mycobacterium sp. ELW1 genomic DNA:
- a CDS encoding serine/threonine-protein kinase: protein MPLADGQVVAGYTILRTLGAGGMGEVYLAQHPRLPRHDALKVLGSAVSSDDEYRKRFNLEADMVATLSNRHIVTIYDRGEFDDKLWIAMEYIHGTDASRLLAERYPYGMPPAEVVRIITGVAEALDYAHSRGLLHRDVKPANILLGLPGTGDERVMLADFGIARWMGQSSDLTGTNMTVGTVAYAAPEQLKGEQIDGHADQYALAATAYHLLTGMPPFQHTNPAIVISQHLSSDPPAIGAKRPELACLSPVFAKALAKDAGKRYTRCIDFARALQQGIGTAERQTGATDVTSSAPASGASPKAGAGRHAKPESDSSRRRLLIPAILGAVVIIAGAAAGVSLLFGHRDLNASATTRTTSPPPATSSRMDLPVVVIGANCAVLGAAAVSEKGAPAYCAHAAAGTGPIVWSLQSEKMATGGAG from the coding sequence ATGCCGTTAGCTGACGGCCAGGTTGTTGCTGGTTACACCATCCTGCGGACACTGGGGGCCGGAGGTATGGGTGAGGTTTACCTCGCCCAGCATCCCCGGCTGCCCCGGCATGACGCGCTCAAGGTGCTCGGTTCCGCGGTCAGCTCCGACGACGAGTACCGCAAGCGGTTCAACCTCGAGGCCGACATGGTGGCCACGTTGTCGAATCGGCACATCGTGACGATTTACGACCGCGGCGAGTTCGACGACAAGCTGTGGATCGCGATGGAATACATCCACGGCACCGACGCCTCCCGTCTGCTCGCCGAGCGCTATCCGTACGGGATGCCGCCCGCGGAAGTCGTGCGGATCATCACCGGGGTCGCCGAAGCACTCGACTATGCGCACAGCCGCGGACTGCTCCACCGCGACGTCAAACCCGCCAACATCCTGCTGGGTCTGCCCGGCACCGGTGACGAGCGAGTCATGCTCGCGGACTTCGGAATTGCCCGCTGGATGGGGCAGTCGAGCGATCTGACCGGAACGAACATGACCGTAGGAACCGTCGCCTATGCGGCCCCGGAGCAGCTCAAGGGCGAGCAGATCGACGGTCATGCCGATCAATACGCGCTGGCGGCGACGGCCTACCATCTGCTGACCGGCATGCCGCCGTTCCAGCACACCAACCCTGCGATCGTGATCAGCCAGCATCTGAGCTCCGATCCGCCCGCCATCGGTGCCAAGCGTCCCGAACTTGCTTGCCTGAGCCCGGTTTTCGCCAAGGCGCTGGCCAAAGATGCCGGTAAGCGCTACACCCGCTGCATCGACTTCGCGCGGGCGCTGCAGCAGGGTATCGGCACCGCGGAACGGCAGACCGGCGCGACCGACGTGACCAGTTCCGCACCGGCGTCCGGTGCGTCGCCGAAGGCTGGTGCCGGTCGTCACGCCAAGCCGGAGTCCGATTCGTCGCGCCGTCGGCTGCTCATCCCGGCGATCCTGGGTGCGGTGGTGATCATTGCCGGTGCGGCCGCGGGCGTTTCGCTGCTGTTCGGCCACCGCGATCTGAACGCCTCGGCCACGACGCGCACCACGTCACCGCCGCCCGCCACCTCGAGCCGGATGGATTTGCCCGTCGTGGTGATCGGCGCGAACTGTGCCGTGCTGGGTGCGGCGGCGGTCAGCGAGAAGGGTGCGCCGGCGTACTGCGCGCATGCGGCCGCGGGCACCGGTCCGATCGTGTGGTCTTTGCAGTCCGAGAAAATGGCTACCGGCGGCGCAGGTTAG